Proteins encoded by one window of Arabidopsis thaliana chromosome 2, partial sequence:
- a CDS encoding PTB domain engulfment adapter: MLMVKKEDNDSSHTKQKKTMASLFTPSPTTTSSSGDTIYVAAVPLKAAAGPPQLIMSMAYSLNISNLQHFMVLIKPSSPIRQEVLVFDFQPRNPESIEAAISLLSGNLIPGVVLQRRLKNVPRQRCWMVGPSKGNDAMEMAMEFNKSWETDLRVGFHDCRHYTNELVQHLTGEMQIVERLPRS; the protein is encoded by the exons atgcttATGgtcaagaaagaagataacGATTCAAGCCACACgaaacagaagaagacaaTGGCCTCTCTCTTCACACCATCACCAACCACCACTAGTAGTAGTGGAGACACCATCTATGTAGCGGCGGTGCCGCTTAAAGCCGCGGCCGGTCCGCCGCAACTTATTATGTCAATGGCTTACTCACTTAATATCTCAAATTTACAACATTTCATGGTCCTCATCaaaccttcttctccaatcCGTCAAGAG GTTCTTGTGTTTGATTTTCAGCCACGTAACCCTGAAAGCATAGAAGCAGCAATCTCACTTTTGTCAGGAAATTTGATTCCAG GTGTAGTTTTGCAAAGAAGGTTGAAGAATGTTCCAAGACAAAGATGTTGGATGGTTGGACCATCTAAAGGGAATGATGCTATGGAAATGGCAATGGAGTTTAATAAGTCATGGGAGACTGATTTGAGAGTTGGATTTCATGATTGCCGACATTATACCAATG AACTTGTCCAACATCTTACCGGAGAAATGCAAATTGTGGAGCGACTTCCAAGAAGCTAA
- a CDS encoding PTB domain engulfment adapter, giving the protein MLMVKKEDNDSSHTKQKKTMASLFTPSPTTTSSSGDTIYVAAVPLKAAAGPPQLIMSMAYSLNISNLQHFMVLIKPSSPIRQEVSLSI; this is encoded by the coding sequence atgcttATGgtcaagaaagaagataacGATTCAAGCCACACgaaacagaagaagacaaTGGCCTCTCTCTTCACACCATCACCAACCACCACTAGTAGTAGTGGAGACACCATCTATGTAGCGGCGGTGCCGCTTAAAGCCGCGGCCGGTCCGCCGCAACTTATTATGTCAATGGCTTACTCACTTAATATCTCAAATTTACAACATTTCATGGTCCTCATCaaaccttcttctccaatcCGTCAAGAGGTTTCTCTATCTATATAA
- a CDS encoding Actin binding Calponin homology (CH) domain-containing protein (Actin binding Calponin homology (CH) domain-containing protein; FUNCTIONS IN: molecular_function unknown; INVOLVED IN: biological_process unknown; LOCATED IN: cell wall; EXPRESSED IN: 21 plant structures; EXPRESSED DURING: 9 growth stages; CONTAINS InterPro DOMAIN/s: Calponin-homology (InterPro:IPR016146), Calponin-like actin-binding (InterPro:IPR001715); BEST Arabidopsis thaliana protein match is: fimbrin-like protein 2 (TAIR:AT5G35700.1); Has 4258 Blast hits to 2703 proteins in 202 species: Archae - 0; Bacteria - 4; Metazoa - 3436; Fungi - 331; Plants - 148; Viruses - 0; Other Eukaryotes - 339 (source: NCBI BLink).), with protein MSSYVGVLVSDPWLQSQFTQVELRTLKSKFYSTKTRFGRVTVKHLPPVFAKLKYFNGKFDENEIKTILDESYPNRAKEVEFETFLRAFLSVQSRGSKGASSFLKTSTTTFHHSINESEKASYVSHINSYLKDEPNLKSYLPINPTTNALFDLVKDGVLLCKLINIAVPGTIDERAINTKKELNPWERTENLSLCLNSAKAIGCTVVNIGTQDIAEGTPHLVLGLIFQIIKIQLLADLNLKKTPQLVELVEENQDVEELMGLAPEKLLLKWMNFHLKKAGYEKQVTNFSSDVKDGEAYAYLLNALAPEHSTNVTLEIKDPSERATKVLEQAEKLDCKRFLSPKDIVEGSANLNLAFVAQLFHHRNGLSDESPKVPISVAEMVTEDEETSREERCFRHWMNSLGAVTYVDNVFEDVRNGWVLLEVLDKVSPGSVNWKHANKPPIKMPFKKVENCNQVIKIGKELNFSLVNVAGHDIMQGNKKLLLAFLWQLMRYTMLQILNNLRSHCQGKDITEADILNWANRKVKKSGRTSQAVSFKDKNLANGIFFLELLSAVEPRVVNWSLVSKGETQEEKNLNATYIISVARKLGCSIFLLPEDILEVNQRMMLILAASIMNWSLQQQSDTESTVSDDTDVSSVTEEISNLSTDDGSSDV; from the exons ATGTCTAGTTACGTTGGTGTTCTTGTCTCTGATCCATGGCTACAAAGCCAATTCACACAAGTGGAGTTACGCACTCTTAAATCCAAG TTTTATTCGACAAAAACTCGATTCGGTCGTGTCACTGTGAAACATTTACCACCAGTGTTTGCAAAGTTGAAATATTTCAATGGCAAGTTTGATGAAAATGAGATCAAAACTATATTGGATGAGTCTTATCCCAATCGCGCTAAGGAAGTTGAATTCGAAACCTTTCTCCGG GCCTTTTTAAGTGTGCAATCCCGAGGATCAAAAGGCGCTTCATCGTTTCTCAAGACAAGTACTACAACGTTCCATCACTCGATAAACGAATCCGAGAAAGCTTCATATGTGTCACATATCAATAGTTATTTGAAAGATGAACCTAACTTGAAGAGCTATCTTCCAATCAACCCTACTACAAATGCTTTGTTTGATCTTGTTAAAGATGGTGTTCTTTTGTG TAAGCTTATAAACATCGCTGTGCCTGGGACTATAGACGAAAGAGcgataaacacaaagaaagaacTTAATCCATGGGAAAGAACTGAAAATCTTTCACTATGTCTCAACTCTGCTAAGGCAATTGGCTGCACTGTAGTCAACATTGGAACTCAGGACATTGCTGAAGGAACA CCACATCTTGTACTAGGGTTGATCTTTCAGATTATAAAG atCCAATTGTTGGCTGATCTCAATCTTAAGAAAACTCCACAACTTGTTGAGTTGGTGGAAGAAAACCAG GATGTGGAGGAGCTTATGGGACTAGCTCCTGAGAAACTTTTGCTAAAATGGATGAATTTTCATCTTAAGAAAGCTGGTTATGAGAAACAAGTAACCAATTTCTCTTCTGATGTTAAG GATGGAGAGGCATATGCATACCTGCTCAATGCTTTAGCTCCAGAACACAGTACAAATGTCACATTAGAGATTAAAGACCCTTCAGAAAGAGCGACGAAGGTTCTTGAGCAAGCAGAGAAGCTGGACTGTAAAAGATTCCTTTCTCCTAAAGATATAGTTGAAGGCTCTGCAAATCTTAATCTTGCATTTGTGGCACAACTGTTTCACCACAG GAATGGATTGTCTGATGAGAGTCCAAAGGTGCCTATCTCTGTTGCTGAGATGGTcacagaagatgaagaaacttcTCGAGAAGAAAGATGCTTTCGCCATTGGATGAACAGTCTCGGTGCTGTGACTTATGTCGATAATGTTTTCGAGGATGTTAGAAATGG ATGGGTTCTTCTTGAAGTTCTTGACAAAGTATCACCAGGCTCGGTCAACTGGAAGCACGCGAATAAACCTCCCATTAAAATGCCATTCAAGAAGGTTGAGAATTGTAACCAAGTTATCAAGATTGGGAAAGAATTGAACTTCTCGCTTGTCAATGTAGCTGGTCATGACATTATGCAAGGAAACAAGAAGCTACTTCTCG CTTTTTTGTGGCAGTTGATGAGATACACAATGCTCCAAATCCTGAACAACTTGAGGTCTCACTGCCAAGGTAAAGATATCACAGAGGCAGATATTCTAAACTGGGCAAATAGGAAAGTCAAGAAAAGTGGTCGAACCTCTCAAGCTGTGAGCTTCAAG GACAAGAATCTGGCAAATGGAATCTTCTTTTTAGAGCTTTTGAGTGCTGTAGAGCCAAGAGTTGTAAACTGGAGTCTTGTATCCAAAGGAGAAACAC AAGAGGAAAAGAATTTGAATGCAACATACATCATAAGTGTTGCAAGGAAGCTTGGATGCTCAATCTTCTTGCTGCCTGAGGATATTTTagag GTAAACCAGAGAATGATGCTTATATTAGCTGCTAGTATCATGAACTGGAGCCTTCAGCAACAATCAGACACTGAATCTACTGTCTCGGATGATACTGACGTAAGCTCTGTGACCGAAGAGATCTCCAATTTGTCGACAGACGATGGATCTTCAGATGTTTAA
- a CDS encoding PTB domain engulfment adapter — MLMVKKEDNDSSHTKQKKTMASLFTPSPTTTSSSGDTIYVAAVPLKAAAGPPQLIMSMAYSLNISNLQHFMVLIKPSSPIRQEVLVFDFQPRNPESIEAAISLLSGNLIPGSDSQTSNVICDSDNFSLIFNEPF; from the exons atgcttATGgtcaagaaagaagataacGATTCAAGCCACACgaaacagaagaagacaaTGGCCTCTCTCTTCACACCATCACCAACCACCACTAGTAGTAGTGGAGACACCATCTATGTAGCGGCGGTGCCGCTTAAAGCCGCGGCCGGTCCGCCGCAACTTATTATGTCAATGGCTTACTCACTTAATATCTCAAATTTACAACATTTCATGGTCCTCATCaaaccttcttctccaatcCGTCAAGAG GTTCTTGTGTTTGATTTTCAGCCACGTAACCCTGAAAGCATAGAAGCAGCAATCTCACTTTTGTCAGGAAATTTGATTCCAGGTTCTGATTCTCAGACATCGAATGTAATCTGTGATTCAGACAACTTTTCTCTGATTTTCAACGAACCTTTTTGA
- the FLA7 gene encoding FASCICLIN-like arabinoogalactan 7 (FASCICLIN-like arabinoogalactan 7 (FLA7); LOCATED IN: anchored to plasma membrane, plasma membrane, anchored to membrane, membrane; EXPRESSED IN: 22 plant structures; EXPRESSED DURING: 13 growth stages; CONTAINS InterPro DOMAIN/s: FAS1 domain (InterPro:IPR000782); BEST Arabidopsis thaliana protein match is: FASCICLIN-like arabinogalactan 6 (TAIR:AT2G20520.1); Has 713 Blast hits to 707 proteins in 79 species: Archae - 4; Bacteria - 65; Metazoa - 1; Fungi - 0; Plants - 633; Viruses - 0; Other Eukaryotes - 10 (source: NCBI BLink).), whose amino-acid sequence MAKMQLSIFIAVVALIVCSASAKTASPPAPVLPPTPAPAPAPENVNLTELLSVAGPFHTFLDYLLSTGVIETFQNQANNTEEGITIFVPKDDAFKAQKNPPLSNLTKDQLKQLVLFHALPHYYSLSEFKNLSQSGPVSTFAGGQYSLKFTDVSGTVRIDSLWTRTKVSSSVFSTDPVAVYQVNRVLLPEAIFGTDVPPMPAPAPAPIVSAPSDSPSVADSEGASSPKSSHKNSGQKLLLAPISMVISGLVALFL is encoded by the coding sequence ATGGCAAAGATGCAATTATCAATCTTTATCGCTGTCGTTGCGCTTATCGTCTGCTCTGCATCTGCTAAAACCGCAAGCCCTCCAGCTCCAGTGCTGCCACCGACACCAGCTCCAGCACCAGCCCCGGAAAATGTGAATCTCACCGAGCTTTTAAGTGTAGCTGGTCCGTTCCACACATTCCTCGACTACCTTCTCTCGACTGGAGTCATTGAGACTTTCCAAAACCAAGCTAACAACACTGAGGAAGGCATCACAATCTTTGTCCCTAAAGATGATGCTTTCAAAGCTCAGAAGAATCCTCCTTTGTCAAATCTCACAAAGGATCAGCTTAAGCAGCTTGTTCTCTTCCATGCTCTGCCTCATTACTATTCGCTTTCGGAATTCAAGAACTTGAGCCAATCTGGTCCAGTGAGCACCTTTGCTGGTGGTCAATACTCCTTGAAATTCACTGATGTTTCTGGCACGGTTAGGATTGATTCTTTATGGACCAGGACTAAAGTCAGCAGCAGTGTTTTCTCCACTGACCCTGTTGCGGTTTACCAAGTGAACCGCGTGCTTCTACCCGAAGCAATCTTTGGTACTGATGTCCCTCCAATGCCTGCTCCAGCTCCTGCTCCTATCGTTAGTGCTCCTTCGGATTCTCCTTCAGTTGCTGATTCTGAAGGAGCTTCTTCACCAAAGTCCTCACACAAGAACTCCGGACAAAAGCTGCTACTTGCACCAATCTCCATGGTTATTTCCGGTTTGGTGGCATTGTTCTTGTGA
- a CDS encoding ankyrin repeat family protein: MSPIENSSSWTLESDLEDLDLDLQDYKPSVPLKKVPNGDIFEASRAGDVDRLRYLVETGVNVNARDRWDSVALYYACLAGHIDSARLLLENGAICSEHTFDGDRCHYASLNLRIRKLLKAFEARPPPLAPLQASLRDTFLGCCHNRDYLQQEEANLDVSDTLSEFGSSNYFPPDVMFYVQGRPIEAHRVILSARSPFFKQKFENEWKDRREVRFSKEKLSYPALCSLIHFFYSDRLEISVDDMEDLVRICKVCKCESLQKIIEKELIHQRYAEYKTHRDLDNSMKRFILQGISLPEEDRLPASLHRILRVSLAKSFVGDVIDSSVGDTRVGDSVESLADVCVRVDKRNFYCHQVILASRSEYFRARLSRVNDFHEGKNGLPGDTLPFLEEHDLSAEAFEKMIEYMYTDGLKEINPNQVKNCLPFWKVFFFYIYSAL; this comes from the exons ATGTCTCCAATTGAGAATTCCTCATCTTGGACACTCGAATCCGACCTAGAAGATCTAGACCTCGACCTCCAAGACTACAAACCATCCGTACCATTAAAGAAAGTCCCAAACGGAGACATTTTCGAAGCCTCACGCGCCGGTGACGTCGATAGACTCCGGTACCTTGTTGAAACCGGAGTCAACGTCAACGCACGTGACCGTTGGGACTCTGTTGCTCTTTACTACGCTTGTCTCGCTGGTCACATAGACTCTGCTCGATTGCTTCTAGAGAACGGTGCGATTTGCTCTGAACATACTTTTGATGGTGATCGTTGTCATTATGCTTCTCTTAATTTAAGGATTCGGAAGCTTCTGAAGGCTTTTGAAGCTCGTCCTCCTCCTCTTGCTCCTTTGCAAGCTTCTCTTAGAGATACCTTTTTGGGATGTTGTCATAATCGAGATTATCttcaacaagaagaagctaatCTTGATGTCTCTG ATACTCTGAGTGAGTTTGGTAGTTCGAATTACTTTCCACCGGATGTGATGTTCTATGTGCAAGGTAGACCTATTGAAGCACACAGGGTTATCTTAAGTGCTCGATCTCCGTTTTTCAAGCAGAAGTTTGAGAATGAATGGAAAGACCGGAGAGAAGTTCGGTTTTCGAAAGAGAAGCTTTCGTATCCTGCTCTCTGTAGTCTTATTCACTTCTTTTATTCAGATAGGTTGGAGATATCTGTTGATGATATGGAAGATCTTGTTAGGATTTGCAAAGTTTGTAAATGTGAATCACTGCAGAAAATCATTGAGAAGGAACTGATTCACCAGAGATATGCTGAGTATAAGACTCATAGAGATCTTGATAACTCCATGAAACGGTTTATCTTACAGGGTATATCACTTCCAGAGGAAGACAGGCTTCCTGCTTCTTTGCATAGGATTCTTCGAGTTTCACTAGCGAAATCGTTTGTTGGTGATGTAATAGATTCATCTGTTGGGGATACGAGAGTTGGTGATTCTGTGGAAAGTCTTGCTGATGTTTGTGTTAGAgttgataaaagaaatttcTACTGCCATCAAGTTATTCTAGCTTCAAGATCAGAGTACTTCAGAGCACGATTATCACGAGTGAATGATTTTCATGAGGGGAAGAATGGTTTGCCGGGTGATACTCTTCCATTTCTTGAAGAACATGATTTGAGTGCAGAGGCTTTTGAGAAGATGATTGAGTATAT GTACACTGATGGCTTAAAGGAGATCAATCCGAATCAGGTCAAAAACTGTTTGCCATTTTggaaagtgttttttttttatatatattctgcCCTCTGA
- a CDS encoding ankyrin repeat family protein — protein sequence MSPIENSSSWTLESDLEDLDLDLQDYKPSVPLKKVPNGDIFEASRAGDVDRLRYLVETGVNVNARDRWDSVALYYACLAGHIDSARLLLENGAICSEHTFDGDRCHYASLNLRIRKLLKAFEARPPPLAPLQASLRDTFLGCCHNRDYLQQEEANLDVSDTLSEFGSSNYFPPDVMFYVQGRPIEAHRVILSARSPFFKQKFENEWKDRREVRFSKEKLSYPALCSLIHFFYSDRLEISVDDMEDLVRICKVCKCESLQKIIEKELIHQRYAEYKTHRDLDNSMKRFILQGISLPEEDRLPASLHRILRVSLAKSFVGDVIDSSVGDTRVGDSVESLADVCVRVDKRNFYCHQVILASRSEYFRARLSRVNDFHEGKNGLPGDTLPFLEEHDLSAEAFEKMIEYM from the exons ATGTCTCCAATTGAGAATTCCTCATCTTGGACACTCGAATCCGACCTAGAAGATCTAGACCTCGACCTCCAAGACTACAAACCATCCGTACCATTAAAGAAAGTCCCAAACGGAGACATTTTCGAAGCCTCACGCGCCGGTGACGTCGATAGACTCCGGTACCTTGTTGAAACCGGAGTCAACGTCAACGCACGTGACCGTTGGGACTCTGTTGCTCTTTACTACGCTTGTCTCGCTGGTCACATAGACTCTGCTCGATTGCTTCTAGAGAACGGTGCGATTTGCTCTGAACATACTTTTGATGGTGATCGTTGTCATTATGCTTCTCTTAATTTAAGGATTCGGAAGCTTCTGAAGGCTTTTGAAGCTCGTCCTCCTCCTCTTGCTCCTTTGCAAGCTTCTCTTAGAGATACCTTTTTGGGATGTTGTCATAATCGAGATTATCttcaacaagaagaagctaatCTTGATGTCTCTG ATACTCTGAGTGAGTTTGGTAGTTCGAATTACTTTCCACCGGATGTGATGTTCTATGTGCAAGGTAGACCTATTGAAGCACACAGGGTTATCTTAAGTGCTCGATCTCCGTTTTTCAAGCAGAAGTTTGAGAATGAATGGAAAGACCGGAGAGAAGTTCGGTTTTCGAAAGAGAAGCTTTCGTATCCTGCTCTCTGTAGTCTTATTCACTTCTTTTATTCAGATAGGTTGGAGATATCTGTTGATGATATGGAAGATCTTGTTAGGATTTGCAAAGTTTGTAAATGTGAATCACTGCAGAAAATCATTGAGAAGGAACTGATTCACCAGAGATATGCTGAGTATAAGACTCATAGAGATCTTGATAACTCCATGAAACGGTTTATCTTACAGGGTATATCACTTCCAGAGGAAGACAGGCTTCCTGCTTCTTTGCATAGGATTCTTCGAGTTTCACTAGCGAAATCGTTTGTTGGTGATGTAATAGATTCATCTGTTGGGGATACGAGAGTTGGTGATTCTGTGGAAAGTCTTGCTGATGTTTGTGTTAGAgttgataaaagaaatttcTACTGCCATCAAGTTATTCTAGCTTCAAGATCAGAGTACTTCAGAGCACGATTATCACGAGTGAATGATTTTCATGAGGGGAAGAATGGTTTGCCGGGTGATACTCTTCCATTTCTTGAAGAACATGATTTGAGTGCAGAGGCTTTTGAGAAGATGATTGAGTATATGTAA
- a CDS encoding ankyrin repeat family protein (ankyrin repeat family protein; CONTAINS InterPro DOMAIN/s: BTB/POZ (InterPro:IPR013069), BTB/POZ fold (InterPro:IPR011333), Ankyrin repeat-containing domain (InterPro:IPR020683), Kelch related (InterPro:IPR013089), BTB/POZ-like (InterPro:IPR000210); Has 35333 Blast hits to 34131 proteins in 2444 species: Archae - 798; Bacteria - 22429; Metazoa - 974; Fungi - 991; Plants - 531; Viruses - 0; Other Eukaryotes - 9610 (source: NCBI BLink).), translated as MSPIENSSSWTLESDLEDLDLDLQDYKPSVPLKKVPNGDIFEASRAGDVDRLRYLVETGVNVNARDRWDSVALYYACLAGHIDSARLLLENGAICSEHTFDGDRCHYASLNLRIRKLLKAFEARPPPLAPLQASLRDTFLGCCHNRDYLQQEEANLDVSDTLSEFGSSNYFPPDVMFYVQGRPIEAHRVILSARSPFFKQKFENEWKDRREVRFSKEKLSYPALCSLIHFFYSDRLEISVDDMEDLVRICKVCKCESLQKIIEKELIHQRYAEYKTHRDLDNSMKRFILQGISLPEEDRLPASLHRILRVSLAKSFVGDVIDSSVGDTRVGDSVESLADVCVRVDKRNFYCHQVILASRSEYFRARLSRVNDFHEGKNGLPGDTLPFLEEHDLSAEAFEKMIEYMYTDGLKEINPNQAEEIFDVASRYLLFPLKRAVADALLPHLETATPAELCQWLVLSDMYGVLKIREYCLDLVACNFEAFVETHEFRAMLLTLPPPSGDSSLRTTVPSAPGAMMTTDQGNLLDDLREKWLEAEALELDMRDESALIFDKRLAMLVEIAEREKSESEAEDYKDTSA; from the exons ATGTCTCCAATTGAGAATTCCTCATCTTGGACACTCGAATCCGACCTAGAAGATCTAGACCTCGACCTCCAAGACTACAAACCATCCGTACCATTAAAGAAAGTCCCAAACGGAGACATTTTCGAAGCCTCACGCGCCGGTGACGTCGATAGACTCCGGTACCTTGTTGAAACCGGAGTCAACGTCAACGCACGTGACCGTTGGGACTCTGTTGCTCTTTACTACGCTTGTCTCGCTGGTCACATAGACTCTGCTCGATTGCTTCTAGAGAACGGTGCGATTTGCTCTGAACATACTTTTGATGGTGATCGTTGTCATTATGCTTCTCTTAATTTAAGGATTCGGAAGCTTCTGAAGGCTTTTGAAGCTCGTCCTCCTCCTCTTGCTCCTTTGCAAGCTTCTCTTAGAGATACCTTTTTGGGATGTTGTCATAATCGAGATTATCttcaacaagaagaagctaatCTTGATGTCTCTG ATACTCTGAGTGAGTTTGGTAGTTCGAATTACTTTCCACCGGATGTGATGTTCTATGTGCAAGGTAGACCTATTGAAGCACACAGGGTTATCTTAAGTGCTCGATCTCCGTTTTTCAAGCAGAAGTTTGAGAATGAATGGAAAGACCGGAGAGAAGTTCGGTTTTCGAAAGAGAAGCTTTCGTATCCTGCTCTCTGTAGTCTTATTCACTTCTTTTATTCAGATAGGTTGGAGATATCTGTTGATGATATGGAAGATCTTGTTAGGATTTGCAAAGTTTGTAAATGTGAATCACTGCAGAAAATCATTGAGAAGGAACTGATTCACCAGAGATATGCTGAGTATAAGACTCATAGAGATCTTGATAACTCCATGAAACGGTTTATCTTACAGGGTATATCACTTCCAGAGGAAGACAGGCTTCCTGCTTCTTTGCATAGGATTCTTCGAGTTTCACTAGCGAAATCGTTTGTTGGTGATGTAATAGATTCATCTGTTGGGGATACGAGAGTTGGTGATTCTGTGGAAAGTCTTGCTGATGTTTGTGTTAGAgttgataaaagaaatttcTACTGCCATCAAGTTATTCTAGCTTCAAGATCAGAGTACTTCAGAGCACGATTATCACGAGTGAATGATTTTCATGAGGGGAAGAATGGTTTGCCGGGTGATACTCTTCCATTTCTTGAAGAACATGATTTGAGTGCAGAGGCTTTTGAGAAGATGATTGAGTATAT GTACACTGATGGCTTAAAGGAGATCAATCCGAATCAG GCTGAGGAGATCTTTGATGTTGCATCTCGCTACTTGCTGTTTCCGCTTAAACGTGCTGTGGCTGACGCCTTGTTGCCTCACTTGGAAACTGCCACACCTGCAGAACTCTGTCAATGGCTGGTTTTGTCAGATAT GTACGGAGTGTTGAAGATAAGAGAGTACTGCCTGGACTTGGTTGCTTGTAATTTTGAGGCATTTGTTGAAACCCACGAGTTCAGGGCAATGTTATTAACATTGCCTCCACCATCAGGAGACTCTTCACTTCGAACCACTGTTCCAAGTGCACCAGGTGCCATGATGACCACAGACCAAGGGAATCTCCTTGATGATCTGAGAGAGAAGTGGCTTGAAGCAGAGGCTTTAGAGCTTGACATGAGAGACGAGAGTGCTTTGATTTTCGATAAGCGCCTTGCAATGCTTGTGGAAATAGCAGAGCGAGAGAAATCCGAATCAGAAGCTGAGGACTACAAAGACACCAGCGCATGA
- a CDS encoding PTB domain engulfment adapter, whose product MLMVKKEDNDSSHTKQKKTMASLFTPSPTTTSSSGDTIYVAAVPLKAAAGPPQLIMSMAYSLNISNLQHFMVLIKPSSPIRQEVLVFDFQPRNPESIEAAISLLSGNLIPGVVLQRRLKNVPRQRCWMVGPSKGNDAMEMAMEFNKSWETDLRVGFHDCRHYTNGLVLYKL is encoded by the exons atgcttATGgtcaagaaagaagataacGATTCAAGCCACACgaaacagaagaagacaaTGGCCTCTCTCTTCACACCATCACCAACCACCACTAGTAGTAGTGGAGACACCATCTATGTAGCGGCGGTGCCGCTTAAAGCCGCGGCCGGTCCGCCGCAACTTATTATGTCAATGGCTTACTCACTTAATATCTCAAATTTACAACATTTCATGGTCCTCATCaaaccttcttctccaatcCGTCAAGAG GTTCTTGTGTTTGATTTTCAGCCACGTAACCCTGAAAGCATAGAAGCAGCAATCTCACTTTTGTCAGGAAATTTGATTCCAG GTGTAGTTTTGCAAAGAAGGTTGAAGAATGTTCCAAGACAAAGATGTTGGATGGTTGGACCATCTAAAGGGAATGATGCTATGGAAATGGCAATGGAGTTTAATAAGTCATGGGAGACTGATTTGAGAGTTGGATTTCATGATTGCCGACATTATACCAATGGTTTAGTGTTATACAAGCTTTAA
- a CDS encoding PTB domain engulfment adapter, with protein MLMVKKEDNDSSHTKQKKTMASLFTPSPTTTSSSGDTIYVAAVPLKAAAGPPQLIMSMAYSLNISNLQHFMVLIKPSSPIRQEVLVFDFQPRNPESIEAAISLLSGNLIPGSDSQTSNV; from the exons atgcttATGgtcaagaaagaagataacGATTCAAGCCACACgaaacagaagaagacaaTGGCCTCTCTCTTCACACCATCACCAACCACCACTAGTAGTAGTGGAGACACCATCTATGTAGCGGCGGTGCCGCTTAAAGCCGCGGCCGGTCCGCCGCAACTTATTATGTCAATGGCTTACTCACTTAATATCTCAAATTTACAACATTTCATGGTCCTCATCaaaccttcttctccaatcCGTCAAGAG GTTCTTGTGTTTGATTTTCAGCCACGTAACCCTGAAAGCATAGAAGCAGCAATCTCACTTTTGTCAGGAAATTTGATTCCAGGTTCTGATTCTCAGACATCGAAT GTGTAG